The Anaerotignum faecicola genomic interval TCCCAACCAGTACTTCTCTGTCTCTGGATTCCTTTTGACGAATCCCTTTGCTTCCAGAGTTGACAGTGTACGGTAAATCGTACTCTTATACACTCCCATATCTGAGGCAATCTGTGTAATCCCTACCTCCTTCCCCTTTTTATTCAGATAAATCAGTAATTCTAACGCCCGATCCAACGCCTGAATTGTATCAGCCATTTTCTGTTTCCTCCTGTATCTCAGATCACACATTATGTGCAAAATTACCATTAGTCATATAATATTAAATACTATTTCTTCTGCCATGTCAAGGTTTATAGCCATCGCCCCGGTTAACAATGTTTCCCCCCGGTCTGCAGTTTTCTTCCCTCCTGTCTTTGTGCATTTATCACATATTTTCATCTGCATTTTTAG includes:
- a CDS encoding helix-turn-helix domain-containing protein, which encodes MADTIQALDRALELLIYLNKKGKEVGITQIASDMGVYKSTIYRTLSTLEAKGFVKRNPETEKYWLG